A single region of the Triticum dicoccoides isolate Atlit2015 ecotype Zavitan chromosome 2B, WEW_v2.0, whole genome shotgun sequence genome encodes:
- the LOC119365402 gene encoding acyclic sesquiterpene synthase-like isoform X6 — MMVVNPPGSSSLTRPTARCSSGGGLLCGVLPMRSTRDPRPAVARVAKNRPEVGGNAASMPNPLGSLYCKVEKKARETRTKKQLHKPQDEPTYQESIHLQLSMVDVLQKIGISRHFASEIKSILDFTYRYWLQRDEIMLDAETCAMAFRILRMNGYSVSADGLSHISTDLSDTRSLLELYKASQVSTSDDELILDIIGSWSGYLLRQQLKSNDAQRTLLLREVEHVLDSPFYTMLDRLEHKRNIEQFDVIEHPIQQLTWQTNQDLLALGVMDFSTSQSIYQQEYQYLDSWVKESKLNRLPFARQKLAYFYLSAASTMFPPELSDARILWAKNGALTTVVNDFFDVGGSKEELQNLIALVEMWQKQEETEYYSEQVKIVFCAIYSSVNELGSKASAVQGRDVTGHLVEIWQELLRNMMTEVEWRTTGYVPTLDEYIDNAVVTFALGPIVLPALYFVGPKITESMVTDPEYSELFRLMSTCGRLLNDVQTYEREYKEGKLNSVSLLVLHSDGSVTIPEARRKLQKPIDTCRRDLLRLVLKEDDAVPRPCKELFWNICKTCYFFYYQGDAFSCQEEKAGAVDAVIHDPLQLPMNLLSDLDYSTWRERIKIKH; from the exons ATGATGGTCGTGAATCCGCCGGGTAGTTCTTCTCTCACGCGGCCGACCGCTCGCTGCTCGTCCGGCGGCGGCCTACTATGCGGGGTGCTGCCGATGCGATCGACCAGAGATCCCCGGCCTGCCGTCGCCAGAG TCGCCAAGAACAGGCCGGAAGTTGGAGGAAATGCTGCGAGCATGCCAAATCCG TTAGGATCACTATATTGCAAGGTCGAGAAGAAGGCTAGAGAGACTCGAACAAAGAAGCAGCTCCACAAACCTCAAGACGAGCCAACTTATCAGGAAAGTATACATCTCCAACTTTCCATGGTGGATGTGCTCCAAAAGATCGGTATATCTCGGCATTTTGCCAGTGAGATCAAGAGTATCCTGGATTTTACATACAG ATATTGGTTACAAAGAGATGAAATCATGCTGGACGCAGAGACATGTGCCATGGCGTTCCGCATCTTACGGATGAATGGGTACAGCGTATCAGCTG ATGGCCTGTCACATATCTCCACCGATCTGAGTGACACGAGATCTTTGTTGGAATTGTACAAGGCTTCACAAGTTAGCACTTCAGACGATGAGTTGATTCTGGATATTATAGGATCCTGGTCAGGTTACCTACTGAGGCAACAACTGAAATCTAATGATGCACAAAGAACCCTACTCCTAAGAGAG GTAGAACATGTTCTTGATAGCCCCTTCTACACCATGTTGGATCGTCTGGAACATAAGAGGAACATCGAACAATTTGACGTAATCGAGCATCCCATCCAACAACt GACTTGGCAAACAAATCAAGATCTTCTAGCTTTAGGTGTCATGGATTTCAGTACAAGTCAATCTATATACCAACAAGAATATCAGTATCTCGACAG TTGGGTGAAAGAGAGCAAGCTGAACCGGCTACCTTTCGCACGACAGAAGTTGGCATATTTCTACCTCTCAGCTGCCAGCACCATGTTCCCTCCAGAGCTATCTGATGCTCGCATCCTATGGGCCAAGAATGGTGCGCTCACAACGGTTGTCAATGACTTCTTTGACGTTGGGGGATCAAAAGAAGAATTGCAGAACCTCATTGCATTAGTCGAGAT GTGGCAGAAGCAAGAGGAAACCGAGTACTACTCTGAACAAGTCAAGATCGTGTTCTGTGCAATCTATAGCTCAGTGAACGAACTTGGATCAAAGGCTTCCGCAGTGCAAGGTCGCGATGTCACCGGACACCTAGTAGAAATC TGGCAAGAATTGCTACGGAATATGATGACCGAGGTGGAATGGAGAACGACCGGATACGTTCCAACTCTAGATGAGTACATAGATAATGCAGTTGTGACATTTGCGTTGGGCCCTATTGTGCTTCCTGCATTGTATTTTGTTGGACCAAAGATTACTGAGTCTATGGTCACAGATCCTGAGTACAGTGAGTTGTTTAGGTTGATGAGCACTTGCGGCCGTCTTCTCAATGACGTCCAAACCTACGAG AGGGAGTACAAAGAGGGTAAACTGAACAGTGTCTCTCTGCTCGTGCTTCATAGTGATGGCTCCGTGACCATACCAGAGGCCAGGAGGAAGTTGCAGAAGCCCATAGACACGTGTAGAAGAGACCTACTAAGGTTGGTCCTTAAGGAGGACGATGCCGTGCCTAGGCCTTGCAAGGAACTGTTCTGGAACATATGCAAGACATGCTACTTTTTCTATTACCAGGGAGACGCATTTAGCTGCCAAGAGGAGAAGGCCGGTGCGGTGGATGCGGTGATACATGATCCACTCCAACTCCCGATGAATCTACTCTCTGACCTTGATTATTCTACTTGGCGTGAGAGAATAAAGATCAAACATTAA
- the LOC119365402 gene encoding acyclic sesquiterpene synthase-like isoform X2 — MMVVNPPGSSSLTRPTARCSSGGGLLCGVLPMRSTRDPRPAVARVAKNRPEVGGNAASMPNPLGSLYCKVEKKARETRTKKQLHKPQDEPTYQESIHLQLSMVDVLQKIGISRHFASEIKSILDFTYRYWLQRDEIMLDAETCAMAFRILRMNGYSVSADGLSHISTDLSDTRSLLELYKASQVSTSDDELILDIIGSWSGYLLRQQLKSNDAQRTLLLREVEHVLDSPFYTMLDRLEHKRNIEQFDVIEHPIQQLTWQTNQDLLALGVMDFSTSQSIYQQEYQYLDSWVKESKLNRLPFARQKLAYFYLSAASTMFPPELSDARILWAKNGALTTVVNDFFDVGGSKEELQNLIALVEMWQKQEETEYYSEQVKIVFCAIYSSVNELGSKASAVQGRDVTGHLVEIVSLIIHSLMFVEGYFVVTKTDDTLSCLVQWQELLRNMMTEVEWRTTGYVPTLDEYIDNAVVTFALGPIVLPALYFVGPKITESMVTDPEYSELFRLMSTCGRLLNDVQTYEREYKEGKLNSVSLLVLHSDGSVTIPEARRKLQKPIDTCRRDLLRLVLKEDDAVPRPCKELFWNICKTCYFFYYQGDAFSCQEEKAGAVDAVIHDPLQLPMNLLSDLDYSTWRERIKIKH, encoded by the exons ATGATGGTCGTGAATCCGCCGGGTAGTTCTTCTCTCACGCGGCCGACCGCTCGCTGCTCGTCCGGCGGCGGCCTACTATGCGGGGTGCTGCCGATGCGATCGACCAGAGATCCCCGGCCTGCCGTCGCCAGAG TCGCCAAGAACAGGCCGGAAGTTGGAGGAAATGCTGCGAGCATGCCAAATCCG TTAGGATCACTATATTGCAAGGTCGAGAAGAAGGCTAGAGAGACTCGAACAAAGAAGCAGCTCCACAAACCTCAAGACGAGCCAACTTATCAGGAAAGTATACATCTCCAACTTTCCATGGTGGATGTGCTCCAAAAGATCGGTATATCTCGGCATTTTGCCAGTGAGATCAAGAGTATCCTGGATTTTACATACAG ATATTGGTTACAAAGAGATGAAATCATGCTGGACGCAGAGACATGTGCCATGGCGTTCCGCATCTTACGGATGAATGGGTACAGCGTATCAGCTG ATGGCCTGTCACATATCTCCACCGATCTGAGTGACACGAGATCTTTGTTGGAATTGTACAAGGCTTCACAAGTTAGCACTTCAGACGATGAGTTGATTCTGGATATTATAGGATCCTGGTCAGGTTACCTACTGAGGCAACAACTGAAATCTAATGATGCACAAAGAACCCTACTCCTAAGAGAG GTAGAACATGTTCTTGATAGCCCCTTCTACACCATGTTGGATCGTCTGGAACATAAGAGGAACATCGAACAATTTGACGTAATCGAGCATCCCATCCAACAACt GACTTGGCAAACAAATCAAGATCTTCTAGCTTTAGGTGTCATGGATTTCAGTACAAGTCAATCTATATACCAACAAGAATATCAGTATCTCGACAG TTGGGTGAAAGAGAGCAAGCTGAACCGGCTACCTTTCGCACGACAGAAGTTGGCATATTTCTACCTCTCAGCTGCCAGCACCATGTTCCCTCCAGAGCTATCTGATGCTCGCATCCTATGGGCCAAGAATGGTGCGCTCACAACGGTTGTCAATGACTTCTTTGACGTTGGGGGATCAAAAGAAGAATTGCAGAACCTCATTGCATTAGTCGAGAT GTGGCAGAAGCAAGAGGAAACCGAGTACTACTCTGAACAAGTCAAGATCGTGTTCTGTGCAATCTATAGCTCAGTGAACGAACTTGGATCAAAGGCTTCCGCAGTGCAAGGTCGCGATGTCACCGGACACCTAGTAGAAATCGTTAGTCTAATCATACACAGTCTCATGTTCGTAGAAGGCTATTTTGTTGTTACGAAGACTGATGACACACTCAGTTGCCTTGTGCAGTGGCAAGAATTGCTACGGAATATGATGACCGAGGTGGAATGGAGAACGACCGGATACGTTCCAACTCTAGATGAGTACATAGATAATGCAGTTGTGACATTTGCGTTGGGCCCTATTGTGCTTCCTGCATTGTATTTTGTTGGACCAAAGATTACTGAGTCTATGGTCACAGATCCTGAGTACAGTGAGTTGTTTAGGTTGATGAGCACTTGCGGCCGTCTTCTCAATGACGTCCAAACCTACGAG AGGGAGTACAAAGAGGGTAAACTGAACAGTGTCTCTCTGCTCGTGCTTCATAGTGATGGCTCCGTGACCATACCAGAGGCCAGGAGGAAGTTGCAGAAGCCCATAGACACGTGTAGAAGAGACCTACTAAGGTTGGTCCTTAAGGAGGACGATGCCGTGCCTAGGCCTTGCAAGGAACTGTTCTGGAACATATGCAAGACATGCTACTTTTTCTATTACCAGGGAGACGCATTTAGCTGCCAAGAGGAGAAGGCCGGTGCGGTGGATGCGGTGATACATGATCCACTCCAACTCCCGATGAATCTACTCTCTGACCTTGATTATTCTACTTGGCGTGAGAGAATAAAGATCAAACATTAA